A single Acetivibrio cellulolyticus CD2 DNA region contains:
- a CDS encoding aminotransferase class V-fold PLP-dependent enzyme — protein MIYLDNAATSYPKPEKVYDEMLRCMKEYCANPGRGGHDLSIKSGRAVMEAREAIAEFFNIKDPMRLVFTKNATEALNIAIKGVLKKGDHVITTSMEHNSVIRPLKTLERDMGIELTIVSGNEFGEVDVEEFRNNIKSNTRMIVCTLSSNVNGIIMPIKDIGELTREKGIIFLVDASQGVGALEVDVEYMKIDLMAFPGHKALLGPQGTGGLYVANGIEIDSILQGGTGSSSENMFQPEILPDALESGTLNTPGIVGLSQGIGFINSFGLLNIKNFKNLLINQIYDGLSNINGVIIYSKKEPSKNSGIIAFNFKEIDSTEVSYVLDKGYGIASRAGLHCAPLAHQTMGTIKGGIVRLSVGCFNTQDEINMLLNALQEISDSMKYVTNIN, from the coding sequence ATGATATATCTTGATAATGCTGCTACGTCCTATCCAAAACCTGAAAAGGTTTATGACGAAATGTTAAGGTGTATGAAGGAGTATTGTGCAAATCCGGGGCGCGGAGGACATGATTTGTCTATCAAATCTGGCAGGGCAGTTATGGAGGCAAGGGAAGCAATAGCGGAGTTTTTTAATATAAAAGACCCTATGAGGCTTGTGTTTACCAAAAATGCCACTGAAGCATTGAATATTGCCATCAAGGGAGTACTAAAAAAGGGTGATCATGTAATTACAACAAGTATGGAGCATAATTCAGTAATAAGACCTTTAAAGACACTTGAGAGAGACATGGGTATTGAACTTACAATAGTAAGCGGAAATGAATTTGGTGAGGTAGACGTAGAAGAGTTCAGGAACAATATCAAGAGCAATACAAGGATGATTGTTTGTACTTTGTCATCAAATGTAAATGGAATAATTATGCCTATAAAAGATATTGGCGAGTTGACAAGAGAAAAAGGAATTATTTTTTTAGTTGATGCTTCTCAGGGGGTTGGAGCTTTAGAGGTTGATGTGGAATACATGAAAATAGATTTAATGGCATTCCCAGGTCATAAAGCACTTCTTGGTCCGCAGGGAACAGGCGGATTGTATGTTGCAAATGGAATTGAAATAGACTCAATTTTACAGGGTGGGACAGGAAGCAGCTCCGAAAATATGTTTCAGCCGGAAATATTGCCGGATGCTTTAGAAAGCGGCACATTAAATACGCCAGGCATAGTCGGACTAAGCCAGGGAATAGGGTTTATAAATTCTTTTGGACTTTTAAATATTAAGAATTTTAAAAATTTGTTGATAAATCAAATATATGATGGACTTTCTAATATAAATGGGGTTATAATATATAGTAAAAAAGAGCCAAGCAAGAATTCAGGTATTATTGCCTTCAATTTTAAGGAAATTGATTCCACTGAAGTAAGTTATGTACTTGACAAAGGTTATGGTATTGCATCAAGAGCTGGCCTTCACTGTGCTCCTCTTGCCCATCAGACTATGGGTACAATTAAAGGTGGGATTGTAAGACTTAGTGTAGGTTGTTTTAATACTCAAGATGAGATTAATATGCTTCTAAATGCTTTGCAGGAAATATCCGACAGTATGAAGTATGTAACAAATATTAATTGA
- a CDS encoding TM1266 family iron-only hydrogenase system putative regulator: protein MEKENKVAVIGIVVNNREETSRKVNDVLSAFGSIIVGRMGIPYKEKGISVISIIVDGTNDEIGALAGKLGNINGIKAKVALTY from the coding sequence ATGGAAAAGGAAAACAAGGTTGCTGTTATAGGCATAGTTGTTAATAACCGTGAGGAAACATCCAGAAAAGTGAATGATGTCTTAAGTGCTTTCGGGTCGATTATTGTTGGAAGGATGGGTATCCCTTACAAGGAAAAGGGAATTTCGGTGATCTCCATAATTGTAGACGGCACTAATGATGAAATTGGTGCATTGGCAGGAAAGCTTGGAAATATTAACGGAATTAAAGCAAAAGTTGCTTTAACATATTAA
- a CDS encoding glycoside hydrolase family 5 protein, whose protein sequence is MQCIKKNPFIRSFLAILSLCLIFTQLFAGCSSPDNNNTFVGRNGKLKVIGSQLCNQKKEPIQLKGMSSHSLNLFGRFVNTNTIQYLRDDWGMTLFRTAMYTEEGGYIKNPDTKKKVQEAVQAAIDAGIYVIIDWHILSDGDPNIYKSQAKEFFKEMSTLYGKYPNVIYEICNEPNGKDVTWSGSIKPYADEVISVIRKNDPDNVIIVGTDTWSQGIDAVEKDPLNFKNIMYALHFYAGTHGKELRDRIDYCIGKNIPVFASEWGTSLSNGSDGVYPVETTQWINFLDERKISWANWSLSDKAESSAALTPSANSNGGWTDSDLSESGLMVKYIMKGKNEAPFFCEGFESMLFTSGGWNVTGAMILQDQQAPAGNYVSILKNDNTISKSKSTKGYKSIKLELAYSLRNLKGNDAFTIEWFDGHTWSQLDKISQNSDWTVKKYAIPEASSNNPDFMIRFTSSLSEPSAKISLDEVKLIGERTIEN, encoded by the coding sequence ATGCAATGTATTAAAAAAAATCCTTTTATCAGGTCTTTCCTGGCAATACTTTCATTATGTCTGATATTTACACAACTCTTTGCCGGGTGCAGTTCGCCGGATAACAACAATACCTTTGTCGGTAGAAATGGAAAACTTAAGGTTATTGGCAGCCAACTTTGTAATCAAAAAAAAGAACCTATCCAGTTAAAAGGCATGAGTTCGCATTCTCTTAACTTATTTGGAAGGTTCGTAAATACTAACACCATTCAATACTTAAGAGACGACTGGGGTATGACTTTATTCAGAACAGCAATGTATACCGAAGAAGGCGGCTATATAAAAAACCCCGATACGAAAAAAAAGGTTCAAGAAGCTGTTCAGGCAGCCATTGATGCTGGAATCTATGTCATAATTGATTGGCATATACTAAGTGATGGTGATCCTAATATATACAAATCCCAAGCAAAAGAATTTTTTAAAGAAATGTCAACACTTTACGGAAAATACCCAAACGTAATATACGAAATATGCAATGAACCTAATGGTAAAGACGTAACCTGGAGTGGTTCAATAAAGCCCTATGCCGATGAAGTCATCTCAGTAATCAGAAAAAATGACCCCGACAATGTAATAATTGTAGGTACCGATACATGGAGTCAGGGTATTGACGCAGTTGAAAAAGATCCCCTTAATTTCAAAAACATTATGTATGCCCTTCATTTTTATGCCGGAACTCATGGAAAAGAGCTCCGAGATAGAATAGATTATTGTATTGGAAAAAACATACCTGTTTTTGCAAGCGAATGGGGTACATCACTCAGCAATGGCTCCGATGGAGTCTATCCAGTAGAAACAACACAATGGATTAATTTCCTTGATGAACGTAAAATAAGCTGGGCAAACTGGTCTCTAAGTGATAAGGCAGAATCTTCCGCTGCACTAACTCCTTCCGCAAATTCAAATGGCGGTTGGACTGACAGTGACCTTTCTGAGTCAGGCCTTATGGTAAAATATATTATGAAAGGCAAAAATGAAGCCCCATTTTTCTGCGAAGGCTTTGAAAGTATGCTTTTCACATCAGGGGGTTGGAATGTTACAGGTGCTATGATACTACAAGATCAACAAGCTCCTGCTGGAAACTATGTTTCAATTTTAAAAAACGATAATACAATATCTAAATCCAAAAGTACAAAAGGATATAAAAGCATTAAGCTTGAATTGGCATATAGTTTAAGAAATCTAAAAGGCAATGATGCATTTACGATTGAATGGTTCGATGGTCATACATGGTCACAATTAGACAAAATAAGCCAAAACAGTGATTGGACTGTAAAAAAATATGCTATTCCAGAAGCCTCATCAAATAATCCGGACTTCATGATTAGATTTACATCATCGCTTTCTGAGCCCTCTGCAAAAATATCATTGGATGAAGTTAAGCTGATTGGTGAAAGAACAATTGAGAATTAA
- the hydF gene encoding [FeFe] hydrogenase H-cluster maturation GTPase HydF: protein MNNTPVGNRLHIAIFGRRNAGKSTLINALTGQDIAVVSNVPGTTTDPVYKTMELLPLGPVVIIDTAGIDDVGDLGNLRMEKTYDVLRKTNFAIFVVDADEGITEFDIKFIEEIKSREVAVVAVLNKSDKIKTEQTKIDEYRKKLGIPICEISAKSKSGIDELKQLIAKHAKFDESNLTIVGDLINPGDIVVLVTPIDKAAPKGRLILPQQQTIRDIIENDAIVVVTKEFELKETFESLNKKPALVITDSQAFLKVSADTPEDVRLTSFSILFARYKGELIEMVKGLKRIEELKPGNRVLIVEGCTHHRQADDIGKVKIPRWIRQMSGAEIEFEWASGTYFPKDIEKFDLIVHCGGCMLNRLEMQYRINLSRQNNVAITNYGMLIAAVQGILKRALKPFPSAYMLLED, encoded by the coding sequence ATGAATAATACTCCTGTTGGAAACAGGCTTCATATAGCCATATTTGGAAGACGTAATGCCGGTAAGTCAACTTTGATTAATGCTCTCACAGGGCAGGACATAGCAGTGGTTTCAAATGTTCCGGGAACTACTACTGACCCTGTTTACAAGACAATGGAGCTTTTACCTTTGGGTCCTGTCGTTATAATAGACACTGCAGGAATTGATGATGTTGGCGATTTAGGAAACTTACGAATGGAAAAAACATATGATGTTTTAAGGAAGACTAATTTTGCTATATTTGTTGTGGATGCAGATGAGGGCATAACTGAATTTGACATAAAGTTTATAGAAGAAATTAAAAGTAGGGAAGTAGCTGTTGTTGCAGTATTGAATAAAAGCGATAAAATAAAAACAGAACAGACTAAAATTGATGAGTATAGAAAGAAACTTGGTATACCTATCTGTGAAATAAGTGCTAAAAGTAAGTCGGGAATTGACGAACTAAAGCAGTTGATTGCCAAACATGCAAAGTTTGATGAGTCAAATCTGACTATTGTAGGAGATCTCATAAATCCGGGGGATATTGTTGTCCTTGTAACTCCTATAGACAAGGCGGCTCCTAAAGGACGTTTAATTCTTCCACAGCAGCAAACGATAAGAGATATAATTGAAAACGATGCAATAGTTGTAGTTACAAAGGAATTTGAACTGAAAGAAACTTTTGAAAGCCTTAACAAAAAGCCAGCTCTTGTCATCACTGATTCACAGGCTTTCTTAAAAGTCTCAGCTGATACTCCGGAAGACGTAAGACTCACTTCATTTTCAATACTTTTTGCAAGGTATAAAGGAGAACTCATTGAGATGGTGAAAGGTCTTAAAAGGATCGAGGAACTGAAACCCGGCAACAGAGTTTTGATTGTAGAAGGGTGTACCCATCACAGGCAGGCGGATGATATAGGAAAGGTCAAGATACCACGTTGGATCAGGCAGATGTCCGGAGCTGAAATTGAATTTGAATGGGCATCCGGAACGTATTTCCCAAAGGATATAGAGAAATTTGATCTTATTGTCCATTGTGGCGGCTGTATGCTCAACAGACTGGAGATGCAGTACAGAATAAATCTTTCACGACAAAATAATGTTGCTATCACAAATTATGGAATGCTGATTGCAGCTGTGCAAGGAATCTTGAAGCGTGCATTAAAACCTTTTCCATCTGCATATATGCTGTTGGAAGATTGA
- a CDS encoding aspartate ammonia-lyase, with amino-acid sequence MRIEHDLLGDRKVDDECYYGIHTVRALENFNLSSRTIHSELIEALVTVKKACAITNMEIGILDERIGNAIIQACDEILSGALRNQFVVDAMQGGAGTSANMNANEVIANRAIELLGGKRGDYELVHPLDHVNMSQSTNDVFPTAVRIAAIRLLKPVSELFASLQTTLQEKEEEFSTVLKVGRTQLQDAVPVMLGQEFGAWAQAIARDRWRLYKAEERLRQVNLGGTAAGTGLNAHKKYIFMVVEKLRELTGIGLARAEYMMDPTQNADVFVEVSGLLKTSAVNLSKIANDLRLLASGPRAGIGEIILPAVQAGSSIMPGKINPVIPEAINQIAFKVIGNDTVISLAAQSGQLELNPFLPVIADNLFEILDLLRNGLNTFINNCIKGIRADEKRCRELVENSFTLVTALTSYIGYDKASYISKKCLATGKTLRELVIEEVILDKESLNLILNPIDMTKPGIPGKKS; translated from the coding sequence ATGAGAATTGAGCATGACCTTTTGGGAGATAGAAAAGTAGATGATGAATGCTATTATGGGATTCATACAGTAAGAGCTTTAGAAAATTTCAACCTGTCAAGCCGGACAATTCATTCGGAACTCATAGAAGCTCTGGTGACAGTAAAAAAAGCTTGTGCTATTACAAATATGGAAATTGGTATTTTGGACGAAAGAATTGGCAATGCAATAATTCAGGCTTGTGATGAAATACTTTCAGGCGCACTGAGAAATCAGTTTGTAGTGGATGCAATGCAGGGAGGGGCTGGAACCTCAGCTAACATGAACGCCAATGAAGTTATTGCAAACAGGGCTATAGAGCTTCTAGGAGGCAAAAGGGGCGATTATGAACTGGTACATCCATTGGATCATGTAAATATGTCTCAGTCAACTAACGATGTATTTCCAACTGCTGTTAGGATTGCTGCAATTAGGCTGTTAAAGCCTGTAAGTGAACTTTTTGCAAGCCTGCAGACAACTCTTCAGGAAAAAGAGGAAGAATTCAGTACGGTTCTAAAGGTCGGAAGAACTCAGCTTCAGGATGCTGTACCAGTGATGCTCGGACAGGAGTTTGGAGCCTGGGCCCAGGCGATAGCAAGAGACAGGTGGAGGCTTTATAAAGCTGAGGAAAGATTAAGACAGGTAAATTTAGGCGGTACTGCAGCAGGAACGGGCCTTAATGCCCACAAAAAGTATATTTTTATGGTGGTGGAGAAACTTAGGGAACTTACGGGAATTGGTCTGGCAAGAGCAGAATATATGATGGACCCTACACAGAATGCTGATGTATTTGTTGAGGTTTCCGGGCTCTTAAAAACTTCTGCAGTTAATCTTTCAAAGATAGCGAATGATTTGAGACTTCTAGCCTCGGGACCTAGGGCTGGAATTGGTGAAATAATACTTCCTGCGGTTCAGGCAGGTTCATCCATAATGCCGGGTAAAATTAATCCGGTTATACCTGAAGCAATTAATCAGATTGCCTTTAAGGTTATTGGAAATGATACTGTAATATCACTTGCAGCACAATCTGGCCAGCTTGAATTGAATCCTTTCCTTCCTGTGATAGCGGATAACCTGTTTGAAATACTGGATTTGCTGAGAAATGGGTTAAATACTTTTATAAACAATTGCATTAAAGGAATCAGAGCAGATGAGAAGAGATGCAGAGAATTGGTGGAAAATAGTTTTACACTTGTGACTGCACTTACATCATATATCGGATATGATAAGGCATCTTACATCTCAAAAAAATGTCTTGCAACCGGCAAAACATTGAGAGAGTTGGTTATTGAAGAGGTGATATTGGATAAAGAGTCTCTAAATTTGATACTCAATCCGATTGATATGACAAAGCCTGGCATACCAGGGAAAAAATCATAA
- the pilM gene encoding pilus assembly protein PilM — protein MLLDLFMSKTSMVCIDVGYRNIKVVEVSVKKNNSIFIENYGIVSTPQNSIKNGAIYDVEQVLTSIKALVKEQNMKAKNAKIIMSGTNIITRIYLIDKVAGENEDFTIKNSMPQFLPVDIENYRVDYKILQTIKERETEKYKVFVTAVPRNILQSYVDVLQGLDLKPLAVDIPANSTAKFFNREIYTKDMENFYAKRKFNKVESDTYAVLDFGSETTIVNFLKDRVLEFNKVILSGSSNMDDHISKELGISLVEAEKIKKQYGMVVPNNLSKRDHVVAYGKISAFIERLAKQIVKCFEFYIDRCYGTPISKIFIIGGGSQLNGLSQYLFQLFNVPVYPVGLLNLKGVELKKTLDKDKLNYLINSVGISL, from the coding sequence ATGCTATTAGATCTGTTTATGAGTAAGACTTCGATGGTTTGTATTGACGTAGGTTATAGAAACATAAAAGTAGTAGAAGTTTCAGTCAAGAAGAATAACTCTATATTTATAGAAAACTATGGTATAGTGTCAACACCGCAAAATAGTATAAAAAACGGTGCAATATATGATGTTGAGCAGGTTCTTACATCTATTAAAGCACTTGTTAAAGAGCAGAATATGAAAGCGAAGAACGCTAAAATAATAATGTCAGGTACAAACATTATTACTCGTATCTATTTAATTGACAAGGTGGCAGGTGAGAATGAGGATTTCACTATAAAAAATTCCATGCCGCAATTTCTGCCTGTTGATATAGAAAACTACAGAGTTGACTATAAAATCCTTCAAACAATTAAAGAGAGGGAAACTGAGAAGTACAAGGTTTTCGTAACTGCAGTGCCAAGAAACATTCTTCAAAGTTATGTTGATGTCTTGCAGGGACTGGATTTAAAGCCTCTTGCAGTTGATATTCCAGCCAACAGTACAGCTAAGTTTTTTAACAGAGAAATTTACACTAAGGATATGGAGAATTTTTACGCAAAGAGAAAGTTTAATAAAGTTGAAAGCGATACTTATGCTGTTCTTGACTTCGGATCTGAAACCACAATTGTTAACTTTTTGAAGGACAGGGTTCTTGAATTTAACAAAGTTATTCTGTCTGGAAGTTCAAATATGGATGACCACATATCAAAGGAATTGGGAATAAGCTTGGTTGAAGCAGAAAAGATTAAGAAGCAATATGGAATGGTGGTACCAAACAATCTTTCAAAGAGAGATCATGTGGTAGCTTATGGAAAGATAAGTGCTTTTATTGAAAGGCTTGCAAAGCAAATTGTTAAATGTTTTGAGTTTTATATTGACAGATGCTATGGTACTCCGATATCAAAGATATTTATTATAGGCGGTGGTTCGCAGTTAAATGGCCTTAGCCAATATTTGTTCCAACTTTTTAATGTACCAGTATATCCTGTTGGACTTCTTAACTTAAAAGGAGTCGAGCTAAAGAAAACGCTTGATAAAGATAAGCTGAATTATCTTATAAACTCAGTTGGAATTTCACTATAA
- the hydE gene encoding [FeFe] hydrogenase H-cluster radical SAM maturase HydE, which translates to MFFLDAKSYLIMAQNSSEMLMINKLLNKNNINTDLVPAPPEWGTVCAIAVKISDSDLEKSKNLLELAGIHTAAILEDRKLKLQGLIDRKLGLIVSEQFIGILKKIENGDELHKEDIVYLLATDKKREIDTIFATADRIRKETVGDVVEIRGAIEFSNYCRKNCKYCGIGGKNSEVKRYRMTEDEIMDVVLYLKSIGLRTVILQSGEDLYWSSDKIVSIIKRIKETTGMRITLSVGEKTFEEYEEFKKAGAENFLLKIETTNRDIFKEIHPDDDFDERLQCSKWLKELGYINGSGNIIGLPGQTIQDIAGDILFFRDMGINMIGIGPFIPAKGSPYENYPHGDIALTLRTVAVTRIVCKKVYIPSTTALASLSKDAQVWALNAGANTIMLINTPLEYRSSYNIYDNKNMVDLEAAVYAVEKAANRKLPSYLKVPGLDSDAKLKGGFS; encoded by the coding sequence GTGTTTTTTTTGGATGCAAAATCATATTTGATCATGGCACAAAATTCGTCAGAAATGCTCATGATAAACAAACTTTTAAATAAGAACAACATAAACACAGACTTAGTGCCTGCGCCTCCAGAGTGGGGAACAGTTTGCGCAATTGCGGTCAAGATTAGCGATTCGGATCTGGAAAAATCAAAAAATCTGCTCGAATTGGCCGGTATTCATACTGCAGCAATTCTTGAGGATCGCAAGCTAAAACTTCAAGGGCTAATTGATAGAAAACTTGGATTGATAGTATCAGAGCAGTTTATTGGAATACTTAAAAAAATTGAAAACGGAGATGAACTCCATAAAGAAGATATTGTCTACCTTTTGGCGACCGATAAAAAAAGGGAGATTGACACAATATTTGCAACCGCAGATAGAATCAGAAAAGAGACTGTTGGTGATGTTGTAGAAATCAGGGGAGCTATAGAGTTTTCAAATTACTGCAGAAAAAATTGCAAGTACTGTGGTATTGGCGGGAAAAATTCTGAAGTGAAAAGATACAGAATGACTGAAGATGAGATCATGGATGTTGTTTTATATCTTAAAAGTATAGGTTTACGGACTGTAATACTTCAATCAGGAGAAGACCTGTACTGGAGTTCGGACAAAATTGTCAGCATTATTAAGCGAATCAAGGAAACGACTGGCATGAGGATAACCTTAAGCGTTGGTGAGAAGACCTTTGAGGAATATGAGGAATTCAAAAAAGCTGGTGCAGAGAACTTCCTGTTAAAAATTGAGACGACAAACAGAGATATCTTTAAGGAAATCCATCCAGATGATGACTTTGACGAAAGGCTTCAGTGTTCAAAATGGCTGAAGGAACTGGGCTATATCAATGGGTCGGGAAATATTATCGGCCTGCCAGGTCAGACTATTCAGGATATTGCGGGGGATATTTTATTCTTTAGGGATATGGGTATAAATATGATAGGTATAGGTCCTTTTATTCCTGCAAAGGGGTCACCTTATGAAAATTATCCTCACGGTGATATTGCACTTACGTTAAGGACGGTAGCGGTTACAAGAATTGTCTGCAAGAAAGTATACATACCTTCCACAACAGCACTTGCATCACTTAGCAAAGATGCTCAAGTGTGGGCATTGAATGCCGGTGCAAATACTATAATGCTTATAAATACACCTTTAGAATACAGGTCCAGCTATAATATTTACGATAATAAGAACATGGTAGATCTGGAGGCAGCTGTTTATGCAGTTGAGAAGGCAGCAAACAGGAAGCTGCCATCATATTTAAAAGTTCCAGGGTTGGATTCAGATGCAAAGCTTAAAGGGGGATTTTCATGA
- a CDS encoding ECF transporter S component, translated as MNNNVKYLTRTAMLLALTIVFQFLGRLFPLGGNSNFIVGPLVNACLIISASLVGIYAGAVISILSPFGAILTGALLPLPLALFVALGNFSLVLIFYIFRKKEIIGIISGAIVKFAIIYGSLLYVIPFFKLLPATQALKLASANFGWLQLVTALVGGIIAIPIIRRLEKHI; from the coding sequence ATGAATAATAATGTCAAATATTTGACCAGAACGGCTATGCTATTGGCACTGACTATAGTTTTTCAATTCCTTGGAAGGCTTTTTCCTCTAGGCGGTAATAGTAACTTTATAGTTGGACCGCTGGTTAATGCATGTCTTATCATTTCAGCGAGTTTGGTTGGAATTTACGCAGGAGCTGTAATATCAATTCTTTCGCCATTTGGGGCTATACTGACCGGGGCATTATTACCTTTACCGTTGGCTCTGTTTGTAGCATTAGGAAACTTTTCGCTTGTACTTATATTCTATATTTTTAGAAAGAAAGAGATTATAGGGATTATTTCGGGTGCAATTGTTAAATTTGCAATTATTTATGGTTCCTTGCTATATGTAATCCCATTTTTTAAATTGTTGCCTGCAACTCAAGCTCTAAAACTTGCTAGTGCTAATTTTGGGTGGCTGCAGCTTGTTACAGCATTAGTGGGTGGAATTATAGCAATTCCTATTATTAGAAGGCTCGAAAAGCATATTTAA
- the hydG gene encoding [FeFe] hydrogenase H-cluster radical SAM maturase HydG → MSNFIDEGKIFSILDASVNPEKMQVREIISKARECKGLTLEETGKLLFVEDKELLEEIYDAAKYIKNKVYGKRVVLFAPLYTGNECVNNCLYCGFRKDNKELHRKTLGLEDIVNEAKAIEKQGHKRLLLICGEHPKKTDVKHFTRAMEAIYKSTDIRRINIEAAPMTVEDYRELKEAGIGTYVIFQETYNRETYRKMHPVGLKADYDWRITAIDRAFEAGIDDVGVGALLGLYDYRFEVLGLLMHCMHFEERFGVGPHTISVPRLRPALGWGLGEIPHVVNDEQFRKIVAIYRLSVPYTGMILSTRERAEFRDELLSLGISQISAGSKTNPGGYAEDDDKADQFEISDNRSLPNMLETICDKGYIPSFCTACYRRCRTGEHFMEYAKQGEIHEFCQPNAILTFKENLIDFGNPVFREKGESIIANALDEIDNEQMRIETLKKLKEIEEGKRDLYF, encoded by the coding sequence ATGAGCAATTTTATAGATGAAGGTAAAATATTTTCAATTTTGGACGCATCGGTAAATCCGGAAAAAATGCAGGTTAGGGAAATTATCAGTAAGGCAAGAGAATGCAAAGGTCTTACATTGGAAGAGACAGGAAAGCTGCTATTTGTAGAAGACAAAGAGCTGCTTGAGGAAATATATGATGCAGCAAAATATATAAAAAATAAGGTCTATGGTAAAAGGGTTGTATTATTTGCACCGTTATACACCGGTAATGAATGTGTCAATAACTGCCTTTATTGCGGATTCAGGAAAGACAACAAAGAATTACATAGAAAAACTTTAGGTCTTGAGGATATTGTAAATGAAGCGAAAGCGATAGAAAAACAAGGGCACAAGAGACTTCTTTTGATATGTGGTGAGCATCCTAAGAAGACAGACGTAAAACATTTTACCAGAGCAATGGAGGCTATATATAAGTCAACCGATATTAGAAGAATAAATATCGAGGCAGCACCAATGACGGTTGAGGACTATAGAGAACTAAAGGAAGCTGGAATAGGTACTTATGTTATATTCCAGGAGACCTACAACAGAGAAACTTATAGGAAGATGCATCCGGTGGGGTTAAAAGCTGATTATGACTGGAGGATAACCGCTATAGACAGAGCGTTTGAAGCCGGTATTGATGATGTTGGAGTTGGTGCACTTTTAGGCTTATACGACTACAGATTTGAAGTTTTGGGTCTTTTAATGCACTGCATGCACTTTGAGGAGCGTTTCGGAGTCGGTCCGCATACTATTTCAGTTCCCAGGCTGCGTCCTGCACTTGGCTGGGGCTTGGGGGAAATACCTCACGTAGTTAACGATGAACAATTTAGAAAGATTGTTGCAATCTACAGGCTGTCGGTGCCATATACGGGAATGATTCTTTCTACAAGAGAAAGAGCTGAGTTTAGAGATGAGCTTCTAAGTCTTGGTATTTCACAGATCAGTGCAGGTTCAAAGACAAACCCGGGCGGTTATGCAGAAGATGATGACAAAGCAGATCAATTTGAAATTAGTGATAACAGAAGTCTTCCAAATATGCTTGAGACCATTTGTGACAAGGGATATATTCCAAGCTTCTGTACAGCGTGTTATAGGAGATGCCGTACAGGAGAACACTTTATGGAATATGCCAAACAGGGAGAAATACATGAGTTTTGTCAGCCTAATGCTATACTGACTTTCAAGGAAAACCTCATAGATTTTGGAAACCCTGTGTTTCGTGAAAAAGGTGAATCAATAATAGCGAATGCTTTGGATGAAATAGATAATGAACAAATGAGAATCGAAACTTTAAAGAAATTAAAAGAGATAGAAGAAGGCAAAAGGGATTTGTACTTTTAA